A single region of the Mercenaria mercenaria strain notata chromosome 6, MADL_Memer_1, whole genome shotgun sequence genome encodes:
- the LOC123549720 gene encoding Bardet-Biedl syndrome 10 protein homolog, with the protein MMSDQASSNTSVDLATITTVVSSLQRVVADFYGPQCTQTLLTSQTGKAVVTSDGFSILQALQPDHPVAQVVFKALKRYHSVTLDGCKTFLIYLANFLVHLQEEINLGKFYHNGTNVSSSKHDLEKQGTICARKYVRQMKQNVLPILFDKLRLNSDTLANKMLKEMDMTDVLKHILQTSLMPHYNPKLCDHFADLLISILPNECWDKSFAQIMQFLVDNFFDINIKVPGTPYGECSQVDPFLLNRDFALRCDNLLSLSQVSMVILKGNIDGGDLEEESQECFLVKQTGQMINYIHHRRKVVERFAHTCASKQIDLIICTQAIPGYVIDVFRQRNISVIANVAEKDADLLEILTGKLPFSNVSDGIEIQNVIHLTGICELIVGGKKYVQLKVSNISYPVKHLIVCAPTIGLCDQLAVALQKALNSVGMCYVQGVIQGVKNNDKNFTENHDTEELDKDLEKDLEESDCLSKSFKQENVDPNVKIVESSVTDLSEMFANLGIPSTGQNDKLCIVEGGGSFEILVMKVLHDLYDSCTDSNLSLMCKILERTMISLVKKLFQNTSCCRSQSQSTRGFIEVKTVLDEKVSCGKLWGLNRRGMPCNMSDKGIIEPLMCKIHMLYCVLNLAEQLLGIDEIVSVRKIENEEAV; encoded by the exons ATGATGAGTGATCAGGCCAGTAGTAACACTAGTGTTGATCTGGCTACCATAACAACAGTGGTGTCATCTCTTCAGAGAGTAGTTGCAGATTTCTATGGTCCTCAGTGTACACAGACCCTGCTCACTTCACAGACAG gaAAAGCAGTTGTGACTAGTGATGGTTTCTCAATATTACAAGCTCTACAACCAGATCATCCTGTCGCACAGGTAGTCTTCAAAGCCTTGAAAAGATATCACTCGGTGACATTGGACGGTTGTAAAACATTTCTGATCTATCTTGCTAACTTTCTTGTTCATTTACAAGAAGAAATTAATCTTGGTAAATTTTATCACAATGGGACAAATGTTTCATCTAGCAAACATGACCTTGAGAAGCAAGGGACCATTTGTGCAAGAAAATATGTGAGGCAGATGAAGCAAAATGTTCTGCCAATTTTATTTGATAAGTTAAGACTAAACAGTGATACACTggcaaataaaatgttaaaagaaatggACATGACAGATGTGCTGAAACATATACTTCAAACAAGCCTAATGCCACATTATAATCCAAAACTTTGTGATCACTTTGCTGATCTTCTTATTTCCATTTTGCCAAATGAGTGTTGGGATAAATCTTTTGCACAGATCATGCAGTTTCTGGTAGATAATTTCTTTGATATTAATATAAAAGTTCCAGGCACACCATATGGAGAATGTAGTCAAGTTGACCCTTTTCTGCTCAACAGAGATTTTGCTCTGAGATGTGATAACTTGCTTTCATTGAGTCAGGTCTCCATGGTGATACTAAAAGGAAATATAGATGGCGGTGACTTGGAGGAAGAATCTCAGGAATGTTTTCTAGTAAAGCAGACAGGACAGATGATTAACTACATACACCACAGAAGAAAGGTGGTGGAAAGATTTGCTCACACGTGTGCTTCCAAACAAATTGATCTCATTATTTGCACACAGGCTATACCTGGATATGTGATTGATGTGTTCCGACAAAGGAATATTTCTGTTATAGCAAACGTTGCAGAAAAAGATGCAGACCTGCTGGAAATTTTGACTGGAAAACTGCCATTTAGTAATGTCAGTGATGGCATAGAAATACAGAATGTTATTCACTTAACTGGTATATGTGAACTTATAGTAGGAGGTAAAAAGTATGTGCAGCTGAAAGTTAGTAACATAAGTTACCCTGTCAAACATTTGATTGTGTGTGCTCCAACCATAGGACTGTGTGATCAGTTAGCAGTCGCCCTTCAGAAAGCTCTAAATTCTGTCGGGATGTGCTATGTTCAAGGAGTCATTCAGGGTGtgaaaaacaatgacaaaaactTCACAGAGAACCACGACACAGAAGAATTGGATAAAGATCTAGAAAAAGATCTAGAAGAATCAGATTGTCTCTCGAAATCATTCAAACAAGAAAATGTGGATCCTAATGTCAAGATTGTAGAGTCTTCAGTCACTGACTTGAGTGAAATGTTTGCAAATCTTGGTATACCCAGCACAGGTCAGAATGACAAATTATGCATAGTTGAAGGAGGTGGCAGTTTCGAAATACTTGTTATGAAAGTGTTACATGATTTATATGACAGCTGTACTGATTCAAATCTTTCTTTGATGTGTAAAATACTGGAGAGAACTATGATTTCATTggttaaaaaattgtttcaaaacacCAGCTGTTGTAGATCACAGTCACAAAGTACAAGAGGGTTTATTGAAGTTAAGACTGTACTTGACGAGAAAGTTTCATGTGGGAAACTTTGGGGGCTGAATAGAAGAGGGATGCCATGTAATATGTCAGATAAAGGGATTATAGAACCATTGATGTGTAAAATTCATATGTTGTACTGTGTGCTAAATCTGGCTGAACAATTACTAGGAATAGATGAAATTGTTAGTGTGAGAAAAATTGAAAACGAGGAGGCTGTATAG